One part of the Zymomonas mobilis subsp. pomaceae ATCC 29192 genome encodes these proteins:
- the def gene encoding peptide deformylase: protein MAVLPIIEVPDPRLREKSVPVENFDQNLQTLIDDMFETMYKAPGIGLAAIQVGVAKRLLVIDLQSPDENEGKDNDKGKDKNKHTPLVFINPEITPEGDEESIYNEGCLSVPDQYADVKRPKVIHAKWLDRNGMPHEERLDGLLATCLQHEIDHLEGILFIDHLSRLKRGILMKKLLKERKNREEVY, encoded by the coding sequence ATGGCGGTATTGCCCATCATAGAAGTGCCTGATCCTCGTCTTCGTGAAAAATCAGTGCCTGTAGAAAATTTTGATCAGAATCTACAGACCCTGATCGATGATATGTTTGAAACGATGTATAAAGCCCCGGGTATCGGATTAGCGGCTATTCAAGTCGGGGTTGCCAAGCGATTGTTGGTGATTGATCTTCAGTCACCTGATGAAAATGAGGGTAAAGATAACGATAAAGGCAAGGATAAAAATAAACATACGCCGCTAGTTTTCATCAATCCCGAGATAACACCGGAAGGTGATGAAGAATCTATTTATAACGAAGGCTGTTTATCTGTCCCTGATCAATATGCTGATGTAAAACGGCCTAAAGTTATTCATGCTAAATGGCTTGATCGTAACGGGATGCCGCATGAAGAGCGTCTTGATGGGTTGCTGGCCACCTGTCTTCAACACGAGATTGATCATCTTGAAGGCATTCTTTTTATAGATCATTTGTCGCGATTAAAACGCGGTATATTGATGAAAAAGCTATTAAAAGAGCGTAAAAATCGTGAAGAGGTCTATTAA
- the recR gene encoding recombination mediator RecR encodes MSASPIENLIKSLSCLPGFGPRSARRAALYLIKKKETALHSLAKALETVQESLTVCSECGNIDTTNPCSVCSDPRRDDALLCVVEEVADLWALDRSRLFSGRFHVLGGRLSALDGITPEDLTIEALINRVKGGKIKEVVLAMNATLEGQTTAHYITDSLENMPVRITQLAHGLPVGGELDYLDDGTLAQALRARRPVA; translated from the coding sequence ATGTCCGCTTCTCCTATTGAAAACCTTATAAAAAGTTTATCCTGTTTACCGGGATTCGGGCCGCGCTCTGCCCGTCGTGCTGCACTTTATCTTATCAAGAAGAAAGAAACCGCGCTTCATAGTCTGGCAAAGGCGTTGGAAACAGTACAAGAAAGCCTGACGGTTTGTTCTGAATGCGGTAATATTGATACGACTAATCCGTGTTCTGTCTGTTCCGATCCTCGCCGTGATGATGCTTTGCTTTGTGTGGTTGAAGAGGTCGCCGATTTATGGGCACTGGATCGCTCGCGTTTGTTTTCAGGACGATTCCACGTTTTGGGGGGCCGGTTGTCAGCGCTTGATGGGATAACACCCGAAGATCTTACCATAGAAGCTTTGATCAATCGGGTTAAAGGTGGTAAAATCAAAGAAGTAGTGCTGGCGATGAATGCGACACTGGAAGGTCAGACAACAGCCCATTATATCACTGATAGTTTAGAAAATATGCCGGTGCGTATCACACAATTAGCGCATGGTTTGCCTGTTGGGGGGGAACTTGACTATTTAGATGATGGCACCTTGGCTCAAGCCCTACGCGCCAGACGGCCCGTAGCCTGA
- the fmt gene encoding methionyl-tRNA formyltransferase: protein MKIIFMGTPDFALPTLNALVKAGHDILAVYSQPPRPAGRGKAPRPSPVEQRARALHIEVRTPESLKSAEVQKAFSALNADVAVVAAYGLILPANILAMPKMGCLNVHGSLLPRWRGAAPVQRAILAGDEETGVTIMRMERGLDTGPMLKIGKTPTADKNAAILSDEIAELGAKLMVEVLNAPSDYPPQPQPEEGITYAAKIEKAEALLDFSKGAVQAERQIRAFAPKPGAFFLYKEERIRILEAQISPQAGAIGKVLNDSLLIGCGTDSLQPVVVQRAGRNQMKLADMLRGFTIDVGTTLS, encoded by the coding sequence ATGAAAATTATCTTCATGGGGACGCCCGACTTCGCTTTGCCGACGCTTAATGCGCTTGTAAAAGCAGGACACGATATTCTCGCGGTTTATTCTCAGCCACCCCGACCAGCCGGTCGGGGCAAAGCCCCGCGGCCTTCGCCTGTCGAACAACGGGCACGCGCGCTTCATATAGAAGTACGCACACCCGAATCTTTAAAAAGCGCTGAGGTTCAAAAGGCATTTTCAGCTTTAAATGCCGATGTTGCCGTCGTTGCAGCTTATGGCTTGATCTTACCGGCAAATATATTGGCAATGCCTAAAATGGGATGCCTGAATGTTCATGGTTCACTTCTACCAAGATGGCGGGGGGCCGCCCCTGTGCAAAGGGCTATTTTAGCCGGAGATGAAGAAACGGGTGTAACCATTATGCGGATGGAGCGGGGCCTTGATACGGGGCCAATGCTCAAAATCGGGAAAACACCGACGGCTGATAAAAATGCCGCGATACTCTCTGATGAGATTGCCGAGTTAGGTGCAAAATTAATGGTAGAGGTTCTGAATGCGCCCTCAGATTATCCACCACAGCCACAACCCGAAGAGGGGATAACTTACGCGGCCAAGATTGAAAAAGCAGAGGCCCTACTCGATTTTTCAAAGGGAGCCGTCCAAGCTGAACGCCAGATAAGAGCCTTTGCGCCTAAACCGGGAGCCTTTTTTCTCTATAAAGAAGAAAGAATCCGAATATTAGAAGCCCAAATATCCCCGCAAGCGGGCGCTATCGGGAAAGTTTTAAATGATAGCCTTTTAATCGGATGTGGCACGGATTCTTTGCAACCTGTTGTGGTTCAACGCGCAGGTCGTAATCAGATGAAATTGGCGGATATGTTGCGCGGCTTTACTATTGATGTGGGTACCACACTTTCATGA
- the truA gene encoding tRNA pseudouridine(38-40) synthase TruA has product MKRYRLTVEFDGRPFMGWQRQKHGPSVQGAIEEAGFSITNHPSPVQAAGRTDAGVHGLAMTAHIDIAREFTPFRLMEALNARLKPQPIAILACESVDSEWHARFSCVGRRYLYRIINRRAPLALEAGRAWRITKPLDAEAMDKAAKRLIGLHDFTTFRSVHCQSQSPVKTLDNLDVTRNGDSIEITAAARSFLHHQVRSMVGCLALVGQGQWNADTMSEALEARNRAALGFNAPPDGLYFTQAIY; this is encoded by the coding sequence ATGAAGCGTTATCGCCTGACAGTAGAGTTTGACGGTCGCCCCTTTATGGGATGGCAACGACAAAAACATGGGCCATCGGTTCAGGGCGCTATCGAAGAAGCGGGCTTTTCGATAACCAATCACCCTTCCCCTGTTCAAGCGGCAGGACGCACGGACGCGGGTGTTCATGGTTTAGCCATGACAGCGCATATTGATATAGCCCGTGAATTTACGCCTTTTCGGCTTATGGAAGCCTTAAACGCGCGTCTAAAACCGCAACCCATTGCCATTTTGGCCTGTGAATCTGTGGATAGCGAATGGCATGCCCGATTTTCCTGTGTTGGGCGGCGCTATCTTTACCGTATTATTAATCGGCGTGCGCCCTTAGCATTAGAGGCTGGCCGCGCATGGCGTATTACGAAACCTTTGGATGCCGAGGCGATGGACAAAGCCGCCAAAAGACTGATCGGGTTACATGATTTTACAACTTTCCGTTCGGTGCATTGTCAGTCGCAAAGCCCTGTCAAAACATTGGATAATCTTGATGTCACACGAAACGGCGATAGTATCGAAATAACAGCCGCCGCCCGATCTTTTCTTCACCATCAAGTGCGCTCGATGGTGGGGTGCTTGGCCCTGGTGGGGCAAGGGCAATGGAATGCGGATACTATGTCGGAGGCATTGGAAGCCCGTAATAGAGCAGCATTAGGCTTCAATGCGCCCCCTGATGGCCTCTATTTTACACAAGCTATTTATTGA
- a CDS encoding DUF167 domain-containing protein, producing the protein MTHSEMNTDALPYTPVADGIRIALRVTARASKTGFTQLDKDSSGRGLFRIRVAAPPVEGASNKNLMAYLSKQFSVSKTAVSIDSGEHSKIKIIHITGNAPELSQIADKVISKIS; encoded by the coding sequence ATGACGCATTCAGAAATGAATACCGACGCATTACCCTATACCCCTGTCGCAGATGGTATCCGGATTGCCTTGCGCGTTACGGCGCGCGCCAGCAAGACCGGATTCACCCAGCTTGATAAAGATAGTTCGGGACGGGGGCTTTTTCGTATTCGGGTAGCAGCACCTCCGGTTGAGGGCGCTTCTAATAAAAATCTTATGGCTTATTTGTCCAAACAGTTTTCGGTTTCAAAAACGGCTGTCAGCATTGATTCTGGGGAACATTCGAAAATCAAAATTATTCATATTACAGGTAATGCGCCTGAACTGTCCCAAATAGCGGATAAGGTCATTTCTAAAATTAGCTAA